Proteins found in one Clostridia bacterium genomic segment:
- a CDS encoding ABC transporter substrate-binding protein: MKRFLILLWVLGMLVGLTACGGTAQNTGDTPPPAPAVETPKTQAELEEEAWRQEPAYGTTLHIGYNGSLCQVGIAIAYLKGFFAEEGLDAELTRSGDGTQEAVSAALAGGKIDTTAGMIAGWLKPVTEGIDLRFTVGLHTGCSSAFVLTDSDITKFEEGQTVGFGGGIGGVYHNIGLVFAAREGFTKDQLIWKDFGDASALLGVLQNGDADVVIVSDQIAEKWVKEGLVRRIYSQHEGKFADDACCVLAIRGDFYDANPITSKKISRAIYKASKWVDASEENKREAAQLLLEQGYISGTVDYAVELLKMFKFGLDTATAERSIYTAVDEYKQLGIIDPDINVEDVKKQIWRPLDLE, from the coding sequence ATGAAGCGTTTCCTGATCCTCCTGTGGGTCCTTGGCATGTTGGTGGGGCTAACCGCCTGCGGCGGGACGGCGCAAAACACAGGGGATACCCCGCCGCCGGCACCGGCGGTAGAAACGCCCAAAACCCAGGCAGAGTTGGAGGAAGAAGCCTGGCGGCAAGAGCCCGCTTACGGCACCACCCTGCATATCGGGTATAACGGTTCCCTCTGCCAGGTCGGCATTGCCATAGCGTATCTGAAAGGTTTCTTTGCCGAGGAAGGGTTAGACGCGGAACTCACCAGGTCCGGGGACGGCACCCAGGAAGCCGTCAGCGCGGCTCTGGCCGGCGGCAAGATTGACACCACGGCGGGGATGATCGCCGGGTGGCTGAAACCCGTCACCGAGGGCATTGACCTGCGCTTCACCGTGGGGCTGCATACCGGCTGCTCCTCGGCCTTTGTGCTGACGGACTCGGATATCACCAAGTTTGAGGAAGGGCAAACGGTGGGCTTCGGCGGCGGTATCGGCGGTGTTTACCACAACATCGGTCTGGTCTTTGCCGCCCGGGAAGGTTTTACCAAGGACCAGCTGATTTGGAAGGACTTCGGTGATGCCTCGGCCCTGTTGGGTGTACTGCAAAACGGGGACGCCGACGTGGTCATTGTGTCCGACCAGATCGCGGAGAAATGGGTGAAAGAGGGGCTGGTGCGGCGGATCTATTCCCAGCACGAAGGGAAATTCGCCGATGACGCTTGCTGCGTGCTGGCCATTCGCGGTGATTTCTACGATGCCAACCCCATTACCTCCAAGAAAATCAGCCGCGCTATTTATAAAGCCTCCAAGTGGGTGGATGCCAGCGAGGAAAACAAGCGAGAAGCCGCCCAACTGCTCCTGGAGCAGGGCTACATTTCCGGCACCGTGGATTATGCCGTGGAGTTATTGAAAATGTTCAAGTTCGGCCTCGATACCGCCACGGCGGAAAGGTCCATTTACACGGCGGTAGACGAATACAAGCAGCTTGGCATTATTGACCCCGATATCAACGTGGAGGACGTGAAAAAGCAAATCTGGAGGCCTCTTGATCTTGAATAA